In a genomic window of Nocardia fluminea:
- a CDS encoding alpha/beta fold hydrolase produces MSAATLSATPAAAAPGDFYTAPTELTGTSPGDILRTEPMSLTLSIPGTDSPLPARATRILYRSNDTHGRPVAVSGVYYEPTAPWTGPGARPLITYAVGTQGQGDACAPSKTAESLIGYTPPLGLAAGYETPLIELLAARGFAVVATDYHGLGTPEVHDWLNREAQAHAVLDAARAATRLPGTAITASPPIGIFGYSQGGAAAAAAAELHPRYAPELDVRGASVGAPPADLMRAMPILESSVAKGYLAWFLNGLSADYPQARPEIEAVLSPAGLTWLDDSLTQCIPENVARYSLVDSRTWTRSGQTVSAAIAENLVLRALLEQQRIGTTVPTVPVLMTSSTTDDIVDHHQVVQLAADWCGRGASVQLDRSALVPPILHGTSVIHVATYPVHLSRIVDWMTQRLAAIPAPSNCGS; encoded by the coding sequence ATGAGCGCCGCAACACTCTCGGCGACCCCGGCCGCTGCGGCACCCGGCGACTTCTATACGGCGCCCACGGAGCTGACCGGCACCTCCCCAGGTGACATTCTGCGTACCGAACCCATGTCGTTGACGCTGTCGATACCCGGAACCGACAGCCCGCTACCCGCTCGGGCCACCCGGATCTTGTACCGCAGCAACGACACCCATGGCCGCCCGGTCGCGGTGAGCGGTGTCTACTACGAGCCGACCGCCCCGTGGACCGGCCCAGGTGCGCGGCCTTTGATCACCTACGCGGTCGGGACCCAGGGCCAAGGTGATGCTTGCGCACCCTCGAAGACCGCCGAGTCGCTGATCGGCTACACACCACCGCTGGGACTCGCCGCCGGATACGAGACCCCCTTGATCGAGTTGCTGGCCGCGCGCGGATTCGCCGTCGTAGCCACCGACTACCACGGCCTCGGTACACCTGAGGTGCACGACTGGCTCAACCGAGAAGCCCAGGCGCACGCGGTCCTCGACGCGGCTCGCGCCGCCACGCGGCTACCCGGCACAGCGATCACTGCCTCCCCGCCGATCGGAATATTCGGTTACTCCCAAGGCGGCGCGGCCGCGGCGGCGGCCGCGGAATTGCATCCGCGGTACGCGCCGGAGCTGGACGTGCGCGGCGCTTCGGTCGGCGCACCGCCCGCGGATCTGATGCGGGCGATGCCGATTCTGGAGTCCAGCGTGGCCAAGGGCTACCTGGCGTGGTTCCTCAACGGCCTGAGCGCCGACTACCCGCAGGCGCGACCAGAGATCGAGGCCGTCCTCAGTCCGGCCGGACTGACCTGGCTCGACGACTCACTGACCCAGTGCATCCCGGAAAACGTCGCCAGGTACAGCCTGGTCGATTCTCGAACCTGGACCAGGAGCGGGCAGACGGTCTCCGCTGCCATCGCCGAGAATCTTGTCCTTCGGGCCCTGCTCGAACAGCAACGCATAGGAACGACAGTCCCGACCGTACCGGTACTGATGACGTCCAGCACCACCGACGACATCGTGGACCACCACCAAGTCGTACAGCTGGCCGCCGACTGGTGCGGCCGCGGCGCCAGCGTCCAACTCGACCGCTCTGCGCTCGTGCCACCGATTCTGCACGGCACCAGCGTGATTCACGTGGCGACCTATCCAGTTCACCTTTCCCGGATCGTCGACTGGATGACACAGCGCCTTGCCGCCATACCAGCACCCAGCAACTGTGGCAGCTAG
- a CDS encoding O-methyltransferase — MPQSELRNPHLDQLIAELQQRSTDQLADLRDHFTARAERGEALEPGTIDDDATRFLADKFVALDHDKALFCHRLCLALRAKCAVEVGTSYGVSTLYLAQAMHLVATEDGQPGVVIGTEHEPAKAAEARKYLASADLDRYVDLREGDLRETLQHIDQLIDFALIDIWPVMARPAIELIAPHLRRGAIVIVDNTENRPPSYRDLFDFIDDPVNGFTTQTLPFEGGLEMAVKL; from the coding sequence ATGCCGCAGAGCGAACTGCGCAACCCGCACCTCGATCAGCTGATCGCCGAGCTACAGCAGCGGAGCACCGACCAGCTCGCCGATCTCCGCGACCATTTCACCGCCCGCGCCGAACGCGGCGAAGCGCTCGAGCCAGGAACGATCGACGACGACGCCACTCGCTTCCTCGCCGACAAATTCGTCGCTCTCGACCACGACAAGGCACTGTTCTGCCACCGCCTCTGCCTCGCCCTGCGCGCGAAATGCGCTGTAGAAGTGGGCACTTCGTATGGCGTGTCCACTCTCTATCTCGCCCAGGCGATGCACCTGGTCGCCACCGAAGACGGGCAACCCGGCGTAGTCATCGGCACCGAACACGAACCCGCCAAGGCCGCCGAGGCACGCAAATACCTCGCCTCCGCCGACCTCGACCGTTACGTCGATCTCCGCGAGGGCGATCTCCGCGAAACCCTCCAGCACATCGATCAACTTATCGATTTCGCCCTGATCGACATCTGGCCGGTGATGGCCCGCCCCGCAATCGAATTGATCGCACCCCACCTCCGCCGCGGCGCCATCGTCATCGTCGACAACACCGAGAACCGCCCACCGAGCTACCGCGACCTGTTCGACTTCATCGATGACCCAGTCAACGGTTTCACCACCCAAACCCTGCCGTTCGAAGGAGGTTTGGAGATGGCTGTCAAGCTCTAA
- the istA gene encoding IS21 family transposase, whose amino-acid sequence MQDWAQIKYLHTSEGLSQRAIATRLGISRDTVARAIRSESPPHYQRAVGPSVFDEFEPHVRQLLTEFPTMPTSVIAERVGWVGSASWFRKKVAEFRPEYAPKDPADRLEYRPGDQMQCDLWFPPVTIALGADQFGAPPVLVMVASFSRFITAMMIPTRTTADLLAGMWALLSNQLGAVPRRLLWDNESGIGRGGHLAAGVAAFTGMAATRIVQCKPFDPESKGIVERANGYLETSFLPGRQFSSPSDFNSQLGQWLPIANTRRVRRIAAAPVELIGTDRAAMTGLPPVAPTVGFTSRSRLPRDYYLRVLGNDYSIDPTMIGRMVDVHADLDTVTARCDGLLVASHHRAWSTKQTITDPAHVDTAARLREAFSSNSFCHISGDDMVRDLGDYDAIFGVDFGTEGVA is encoded by the coding sequence GTGCAGGATTGGGCGCAGATCAAGTACCTCCACACCAGCGAGGGCCTGTCGCAACGAGCCATCGCGACCCGGCTGGGCATCTCGCGTGACACTGTCGCGCGAGCGATCAGGTCCGAGTCGCCACCGCACTACCAACGCGCAGTCGGCCCGTCGGTATTCGACGAATTCGAACCCCACGTACGTCAACTACTGACCGAGTTCCCGACGATGCCGACCTCGGTGATCGCCGAACGCGTCGGCTGGGTTGGGTCAGCGTCGTGGTTCCGCAAGAAAGTCGCCGAGTTCCGGCCCGAGTATGCGCCGAAAGACCCCGCGGACCGGCTCGAGTATCGGCCAGGCGACCAGATGCAGTGCGACCTGTGGTTCCCGCCGGTCACGATCGCGTTGGGCGCCGACCAGTTCGGAGCTCCGCCAGTATTGGTGATGGTCGCATCGTTCTCGCGGTTCATCACCGCGATGATGATCCCGACGCGCACCACCGCAGATCTGCTGGCCGGAATGTGGGCACTGCTGTCGAACCAGCTCGGTGCCGTTCCGCGAAGACTGTTGTGGGACAACGAATCCGGCATCGGACGAGGAGGACACCTCGCAGCCGGGGTGGCCGCGTTCACCGGTATGGCCGCGACCAGGATCGTTCAGTGCAAACCGTTCGACCCCGAGTCCAAAGGCATCGTCGAACGAGCCAACGGCTACCTCGAAACTTCGTTTCTCCCGGGCCGGCAATTCAGTTCACCATCCGATTTCAATTCCCAACTCGGCCAATGGCTTCCGATCGCAAACACGCGTCGGGTTCGGCGGATCGCCGCAGCGCCGGTCGAGTTGATCGGCACCGATCGAGCCGCGATGACCGGGCTGCCGCCGGTCGCGCCCACGGTCGGTTTCACCTCCCGATCGAGGCTTCCACGGGACTATTATCTGCGGGTTCTGGGCAACGACTACTCGATCGACCCGACGATGATCGGTCGGATGGTCGACGTCCACGCCGACCTCGACACCGTGACCGCCCGCTGCGACGGACTCTTGGTCGCCTCGCACCACAGAGCATGGTCGACCAAGCAAACCATCACCGATCCTGCCCACGTCGACACTGCAGCGAGACTACGAGAAGCATTCAGCAGCAACAGTTTCTGCCACATCAGTGGTGATGACATGGTTCGGGACCTGGGCGACTATGACGCGATCTTCGGAGTCGATTTCGGCACCGAGGGAGTTGCCTGA
- a CDS encoding ArsR/SmtB family transcription factor, giving the protein MAINHDGGCLVETQGLGPAVALFHSLSDATRLAIVHRLACGEARVADLMTGLGLAQSTVSAHVACLRDCGLVVGRPQGRQVFYSLARPELMDLLASAETLLAATGNAVALCPNYGTDATSTMTETAAEVRA; this is encoded by the coding sequence ATGGCGATTAATCATGACGGGGGCTGCCTCGTCGAGACGCAAGGCTTGGGCCCGGCGGTGGCGTTGTTCCACAGCCTCTCGGACGCGACCCGGTTGGCGATTGTCCACCGGCTGGCATGCGGGGAAGCGCGGGTCGCGGATCTGATGACCGGACTCGGTCTGGCGCAGTCGACGGTGTCGGCACATGTCGCGTGCCTGCGTGATTGTGGCCTGGTCGTGGGTCGTCCGCAGGGCCGTCAGGTGTTCTACAGCCTGGCCCGCCCTGAGCTGATGGATCTGCTCGCCTCGGCGGAGACATTGCTCGCGGCGACCGGCAACGCGGTGGCGTTGTGCCCGAACTACGGCACCGACGCCACATCCACCATGACGGAGACCGCAGCGGAGGTGCGAGCATGA
- a CDS encoding heavy metal translocating P-type ATPase, with amino-acid sequence MSDACGCGHDEPTGDGEAEEREPEKLWEVSELRAAAVAGVLLVAALIVGWTGGPGPVELGLEIAALLVGAYTFVPSTLKRLAKGKIGVGTLMTIAAIGAVILGEVGEAAMLAFLFSISEGLEEYAVARTRRGLRALLNLVPDRATVLRDGNETVISPAELRVGDRMLVRPGERVATDGVIVDGRSALDVSAITGESVPVEAGPGAEVFAGSINGTGVLTVEVTTTAEDNSLARIVRIVEAEQARKGDAQRLADKIAKPLVPGIMIAAASIAVIGAIFGDPVTWIERALVVLVAASPCALAISVPVTVVAAIGAASKLGVLVKGGAALEAMGRVREVALDKTGTLTANKPAVVEISTVAGVEQATVLAVAAALESRSEHPLARAILAAVGNFTPATDVEAVTGAGLTGLVDGRPARLGRPGWIEPGGLAADVERMQHAGATAVLIELDGQVIGAIAVRDELRPEAHEVIDRLHALGIRVSMLTGDNTRTAAALAAEAGIEDVHADLRPEDKARIVGELRTERFTAMVGDGVNDAPALATADLGVAMGAMGTDVAIETADVALMGEDLRHLPRALEHARRARRIMLQNVGLSLGLITILIPLALFGILGLAAVVLVHELAEIVVIANGVRAGRTKPLASLPDSTAKPAPVLAGAST; translated from the coding sequence ATGAGCGACGCATGCGGCTGCGGACACGACGAACCCACCGGAGACGGTGAGGCCGAGGAGCGGGAACCCGAAAAGCTCTGGGAGGTCAGCGAACTGCGCGCCGCCGCGGTAGCAGGGGTGCTGCTGGTCGCGGCACTGATCGTCGGCTGGACCGGTGGCCCCGGCCCGGTCGAGCTGGGCCTCGAGATCGCCGCATTGCTGGTCGGCGCCTACACCTTCGTCCCTTCCACGCTGAAACGCCTGGCCAAGGGCAAGATCGGGGTCGGGACGCTGATGACGATCGCCGCGATCGGTGCGGTGATCCTGGGCGAGGTCGGCGAAGCCGCGATGCTGGCGTTCCTGTTCTCGATCAGCGAAGGTCTCGAGGAATACGCCGTCGCCCGCACACGGCGTGGTCTGCGCGCCCTGCTGAATCTGGTCCCCGACCGCGCCACCGTGCTGCGCGACGGCAACGAAACTGTGATCAGCCCGGCGGAGCTGCGGGTGGGGGACCGGATGCTGGTTCGCCCCGGCGAACGCGTCGCCACCGACGGCGTGATCGTCGACGGCCGGAGTGCGCTGGATGTTTCGGCGATCACCGGCGAATCGGTACCGGTGGAGGCCGGGCCGGGCGCGGAGGTGTTCGCGGGGTCGATCAACGGCACCGGTGTGCTGACCGTCGAGGTCACCACGACCGCCGAGGACAACTCGCTGGCGCGGATCGTGCGGATCGTGGAGGCCGAGCAGGCCCGCAAGGGCGATGCTCAGCGCCTGGCGGACAAGATCGCCAAACCGCTGGTGCCCGGCATCATGATCGCGGCCGCCTCGATCGCGGTGATCGGTGCGATCTTCGGAGATCCGGTCACCTGGATCGAACGCGCGCTGGTGGTGCTGGTCGCAGCGTCGCCGTGTGCGCTGGCGATCTCGGTGCCGGTCACCGTGGTGGCCGCGATCGGTGCGGCGAGCAAGTTGGGTGTGCTGGTCAAGGGCGGTGCCGCGCTCGAGGCGATGGGCCGGGTGCGTGAAGTCGCGTTGGACAAGACCGGCACGCTGACCGCGAACAAGCCTGCTGTCGTCGAGATCTCGACGGTCGCCGGCGTCGAGCAGGCAACCGTGCTCGCTGTCGCCGCAGCGCTGGAGTCCCGCAGCGAACACCCCCTCGCTCGCGCCATCCTCGCCGCCGTCGGCAACTTCACTCCGGCCACCGACGTCGAGGCCGTCACCGGCGCCGGATTGACGGGGCTGGTCGACGGGCGTCCGGCGCGGCTGGGCCGCCCGGGCTGGATCGAACCCGGTGGGCTGGCTGCCGATGTCGAGCGGATGCAGCACGCGGGCGCGACCGCCGTACTGATCGAACTCGACGGTCAGGTCATCGGCGCGATCGCCGTACGCGACGAACTGCGCCCCGAGGCGCACGAGGTCATCGACCGATTGCACGCCTTGGGTATTCGAGTTTCGATGCTCACCGGCGATAACACCCGCACGGCCGCCGCTTTGGCCGCTGAGGCCGGGATCGAGGACGTGCACGCGGATCTGCGCCCCGAGGACAAGGCTCGGATCGTGGGTGAACTGCGCACCGAGCGGTTCACCGCGATGGTCGGCGACGGCGTCAACGACGCGCCCGCCCTGGCCACCGCCGACCTCGGTGTGGCGATGGGCGCGATGGGGACCGATGTCGCCATCGAGACCGCTGATGTGGCGCTGATGGGGGAGGACCTGCGGCACCTGCCGCGCGCTCTCGAGCACGCACGCAGGGCCCGCCGGATCATGTTGCAGAACGTCGGCTTGTCGCTGGGGTTGATCACGATCCTGATCCCGCTGGCACTGTTCGGGATCCTCGGGTTGGCGGCGGTGGTGCTGGTACACGAACTCGCCGAGATCGTCGTGATCGCCAACGGTGTCCGCGCCGGACGCACCAAACCCCTCGCCTCGCTGCCTGATTCGACGGCGAAGCCCGCCCCGGTGCTGGCTGGAGCATCCACGTGA
- a CDS encoding class II aldolase/adducin family protein, whose translation MTQTLPEELTTAVGPQPDGVQIPMPPTFASVEEERRYRKQQLAAGFRLFGRFGFSEGVAGHITVRDPENPDWFWVNPFGMSFHHITASDLVLVDHDGNVLAGAAPVNRAAFVIHSAVHQARPDAIAAAHSHSVHGKAFSSLGIELDPITQDACAFYQDHGLYSDHRGVVNETEEGQRVGVALGTNKAVILQNHGLLTVGQSVAEAVWWFITMERSCQTQLLAMAAGTPKLIDHEVAVRNHAQVGNPFAGWFQAQPLFAQILRSEPDLLD comes from the coding sequence ATGACGCAGACGTTGCCCGAGGAACTGACCACAGCAGTGGGTCCGCAGCCGGATGGGGTGCAGATTCCGATGCCGCCGACGTTCGCGTCGGTCGAAGAGGAGCGCCGCTACCGCAAGCAACAACTCGCGGCAGGCTTTCGGCTTTTCGGCCGGTTCGGGTTCAGCGAAGGGGTCGCCGGTCACATCACCGTGCGTGACCCGGAGAACCCGGACTGGTTCTGGGTGAACCCGTTCGGCATGAGCTTCCACCACATCACCGCCTCTGACCTGGTCCTGGTCGACCACGACGGCAACGTTCTCGCCGGTGCGGCACCGGTCAATCGCGCGGCCTTCGTGATCCATTCCGCCGTGCACCAGGCGCGTCCGGACGCGATAGCCGCCGCGCATTCGCATTCGGTGCACGGTAAAGCGTTCTCCAGCTTGGGGATCGAGCTGGACCCGATCACCCAGGACGCGTGCGCGTTCTATCAGGATCATGGGCTCTACTCAGACCACCGCGGTGTGGTGAACGAGACCGAGGAAGGCCAGCGGGTCGGCGTCGCGCTCGGTACGAACAAGGCGGTAATCCTGCAGAACCACGGTCTGCTCACCGTGGGACAGTCGGTCGCCGAGGCGGTGTGGTGGTTCATCACGATGGAACGGTCCTGCCAGACCCAGCTCCTGGCGATGGCGGCGGGTACTCCGAAGCTGATCGATCACGAGGTCGCGGTGCGCAATCACGCCCAGGTCGGCAACCCGTTCGCGGGCTGGTTCCAGGCACAACCGCTGTTCGCGCAGATCCTGCGCAGCGAGCCGGACCTGCTCGACTGA
- a CDS encoding TetR/AcrR family transcriptional regulator, translated as MPDQLSPGRQRRSPVTRGGRPTLNADLIAAAMLELAGRDGFRAVTMQVLAEHLGVTVRALYRHVRDRQDVVDRAVELWLAKWPEPVLDPDDWRASFAEYCRLRRETNRAHPRALLVSLDEQVGPVRLHPRRLTAPDAFLGFLTDLGLSMPDALFVHRDLTLRLYAFALLVDYRHDIGQAVVDDAPMPRSWLDQFPDLDVPHLREAMDVSRTGPDEMFDRMVDDVAHTIIRLRER; from the coding sequence ATGCCGGACCAGCTTTCACCAGGGCGTCAGCGCCGAAGTCCGGTCACCCGAGGCGGGCGGCCGACGCTCAACGCCGACCTGATCGCCGCGGCCATGCTCGAGTTGGCGGGGCGCGACGGGTTCCGCGCGGTGACGATGCAAGTCCTCGCCGAACATCTCGGGGTGACCGTGCGTGCGCTGTATCGCCATGTTCGCGACCGGCAGGATGTCGTCGACCGGGCGGTCGAGCTCTGGCTGGCGAAGTGGCCTGAGCCCGTTCTCGATCCGGACGATTGGCGTGCGAGCTTTGCCGAGTACTGCCGCCTGCGACGCGAGACGAACCGTGCGCACCCGCGCGCGCTGCTCGTCTCGCTCGACGAGCAAGTCGGCCCCGTGCGCCTGCATCCGAGGCGACTCACCGCGCCCGACGCCTTCCTCGGCTTCCTGACCGACCTCGGCCTGAGCATGCCCGACGCGCTGTTCGTACACCGCGACCTGACCTTGCGCCTGTACGCCTTCGCCCTGCTCGTCGATTACCGCCACGACATCGGTCAGGCTGTTGTCGACGACGCACCGATGCCGCGGTCCTGGCTCGATCAGTTCCCCGACCTCGACGTGCCGCACCTGCGCGAAGCCATGGACGTTTCACGCACCGGCCCCGATGAAATGTTCGACCGCATGGTGGACGACGTCGCCCACACCATCATCCGGCTGCGCGAGCGCTAG
- the istB gene encoding IS21-like element helper ATPase IstB, translating to MSTDTNKQIEYYANALKAPRIRDSAARLAEQARDAGWTHEEYLAAVLSREVSSRESSGAETRIRAAGFPARKAIEEFNFDHQPALKRDTLAHLGTAQFISKAQNVVLLGPPGTGKTHLSIGLGIAAAHHGHRVLFATAVEWVTRLQTAHQHGRLAAELAKLRRYGLLIVDEVGYIPFEQDAANLFFQLVSSRYEHASLVLTSNLPFSRWGDVFSDHVVAAAMIDRIVHHADVLTLKGNSYRLRNTEIDTLPSMRGDNQAD from the coding sequence ATGAGCACCGACACGAACAAGCAGATCGAGTACTACGCCAACGCTTTGAAAGCACCGCGGATCCGCGACAGCGCTGCGCGGCTGGCCGAACAAGCCCGCGACGCCGGCTGGACGCACGAGGAATACCTCGCTGCGGTCCTGTCTCGCGAGGTCTCTTCTCGGGAGTCTTCGGGAGCTGAAACACGCATCCGCGCAGCAGGTTTCCCTGCCCGCAAGGCGATCGAGGAGTTCAACTTCGACCACCAACCCGCCCTCAAACGCGACACCCTGGCCCACCTCGGGACCGCCCAGTTCATCAGCAAAGCCCAAAACGTGGTCTTGCTCGGCCCGCCCGGGACCGGCAAAACCCACCTCTCCATCGGCTTGGGCATCGCCGCGGCCCACCACGGACATCGGGTGTTGTTCGCGACTGCGGTCGAGTGGGTCACCCGGCTGCAGACTGCTCACCAGCATGGACGCCTCGCTGCCGAGTTGGCCAAGCTCCGCCGCTATGGGTTGCTGATCGTTGACGAGGTCGGCTACATCCCGTTCGAACAAGACGCCGCGAACTTGTTCTTCCAGCTCGTTTCCAGCCGTTACGAACACGCGTCGCTGGTCTTGACCTCGAACTTGCCGTTCTCTCGTTGGGGAGACGTCTTCAGCGACCACGTCGTCGCTGCGGCGATGATCGACCGGATTGTCCATCACGCTGACGTGTTGACGTTGAAGGGCAACAGTTACCGGCTCCGCAACACCGAAATCGACACTCTGCCGTCCATGCGGGGCGACAACCAGGCAGACTGA
- a CDS encoding MMPL family transporter — protein sequence MARRRRAVLAVWGLLLAVCAVAYPLLENRLGAMDFAVEGSESTEVDRLVAQHFPQFGAEQAVIVLRSAARTADDPDFRAAVARTVTVAEEVPGVIDVVGPYDGLPGSQISADGHVAIALAGMDGDMAERARVARDLQGAIATTGDDSVEVGLTGYSAVQNAATELQNADLARAEAIGIPVALILLVLALGALAAAAVPIGVAIAGLLTAVGVLFGLTTVTAFDSLTVAMATMVGLGVGIDYAMFIVSRFREELAHHVVADHAAIAAAVGRSLATAGKTILVSGLVVMISLCALIIIQAPIFRGIAIGVATAVISMLIVAVTLLPALLAVLGPAVNRGALPARWRPADSVTDLPGASPGRWARWAYLVMRRPVLFGTAAVAVLVIAALPVFGIRYGLDMGTSALDDTPTGRATTALTTNFPAGALSPVEIIATGPGDTPLTGAAPERVNRFLTEIAGDDRIATVLPTQVNDGRVLAMAVPSVAFDSMEATDLIRDIRTAAADAAGVEIRIGGSTAEFVDLSDEMTTKLPLVVALVLTASLIFLIAAFRSIALPVKAIAMNLLATGASLGITVAVFQWGLGENILDFTSPGFVQVYLPTVVFALLFGLSMDYEVFLIRRMREYWDATGNNQHAVAAGLTHTARPITAAAAIMIAIFASFLTADILELKQLGLALALAVAIDAALIRLILVPALMRLLGGWNWWLPTLPSIRPSKGERR from the coding sequence ATGGCCCGACGCAGACGCGCGGTCCTCGCGGTCTGGGGGCTGCTGCTAGCGGTGTGTGCGGTGGCCTACCCACTGCTGGAGAACCGGCTCGGTGCCATGGACTTCGCCGTCGAAGGCTCGGAGTCCACCGAGGTCGATCGCCTTGTCGCCCAGCACTTCCCGCAATTCGGTGCCGAGCAGGCCGTCATCGTGCTGCGATCAGCTGCCCGCACCGCGGACGACCCCGACTTCCGTGCGGCGGTCGCCCGGACGGTCACCGTGGCCGAGGAGGTGCCGGGCGTGATCGATGTCGTCGGCCCCTACGACGGGCTGCCCGGATCCCAGATCTCGGCCGACGGGCACGTCGCGATCGCGCTGGCCGGTATGGACGGCGACATGGCAGAACGCGCGAGGGTCGCCCGCGACCTGCAAGGCGCTATAGCCACCACGGGCGACGACTCCGTCGAGGTGGGACTGACCGGGTACTCGGCGGTGCAGAACGCGGCCACCGAACTACAGAACGCCGACCTGGCCCGCGCCGAGGCGATCGGCATCCCGGTTGCCCTGATCCTGCTCGTCCTCGCGCTCGGAGCTCTAGCTGCCGCGGCGGTCCCGATCGGAGTGGCCATCGCGGGATTGCTGACCGCTGTCGGGGTGTTGTTCGGTCTCACCACCGTGACCGCGTTCGATTCGCTGACCGTGGCCATGGCCACGATGGTGGGCTTGGGCGTCGGTATCGACTACGCGATGTTCATCGTCAGCCGTTTCCGCGAAGAACTCGCCCACCACGTGGTCGCCGACCATGCCGCGATCGCGGCCGCGGTGGGCCGCTCACTGGCCACAGCAGGCAAGACGATACTGGTCTCGGGCTTGGTGGTGATGATCTCGCTCTGCGCGTTGATCATCATCCAAGCACCCATCTTCCGTGGCATCGCCATCGGCGTCGCCACCGCTGTCATCAGCATGCTCATCGTCGCCGTCACCCTGCTTCCCGCCCTGCTCGCAGTCCTTGGCCCTGCTGTCAACCGCGGCGCACTCCCGGCCCGCTGGCGCCCCGCCGACAGCGTCACCGACCTTCCTGGTGCCAGCCCGGGTCGCTGGGCGCGCTGGGCGTATCTCGTCATGCGCCGACCAGTCCTGTTCGGCACGGCCGCCGTAGCGGTGCTGGTCATCGCCGCACTCCCGGTATTCGGGATCCGCTACGGTCTCGACATGGGCACCAGCGCCCTCGACGACACCCCCACCGGACGCGCCACCACCGCGTTGACCACCAACTTCCCCGCCGGAGCACTCTCACCGGTCGAAATCATCGCCACCGGCCCTGGCGACACCCCACTCACCGGCGCCGCCCCCGAACGGGTCAACCGATTCCTGACCGAGATCGCCGGCGACGATCGCATCGCCACCGTTCTCCCCACCCAAGTCAACGACGGACGAGTACTTGCGATGGCCGTCCCGTCAGTCGCGTTCGACTCCATGGAGGCCACCGACCTCATCCGCGACATCCGCACCGCAGCGGCTGACGCGGCCGGAGTCGAGATCCGCATCGGTGGCAGCACCGCCGAATTCGTCGACCTCTCCGACGAGATGACCACCAAACTGCCGCTCGTCGTGGCCCTGGTGCTGACCGCGTCACTGATCTTCCTCATCGCCGCGTTCCGCAGCATCGCCCTGCCGGTCAAGGCCATCGCGATGAACCTGCTCGCCACCGGCGCCTCGCTCGGTATCACCGTCGCCGTATTCCAATGGGGCCTCGGCGAGAACATCCTCGACTTCACCAGCCCCGGATTCGTCCAGGTCTACCTACCCACCGTCGTGTTCGCCCTGCTGTTCGGCCTCTCGATGGACTACGAGGTCTTCCTCATCCGCCGGATGCGCGAATACTGGGATGCCACCGGCAACAACCAGCACGCCGTCGCTGCCGGACTCACCCACACCGCCCGCCCCATCACCGCGGCCGCCGCGATCATGATCGCCATCTTCGCCAGCTTCCTCACCGCCGACATCCTGGAGCTCAAACAACTCGGACTCGCGCTCGCGCTCGCGGTCGCCATCGATGCCGCCCTGATCCGCCTCATCCTCGTCCCAGCCCTCATGCGACTGCTCGGCGGCTGGAACTGGTGGCTACCGACCCTCCCCAGCATCCGCCCGTCAAAAGGCGAACGCCGATGA